A section of the Rubritalea squalenifaciens DSM 18772 genome encodes:
- the sucB gene encoding dihydrolipoyllysine-residue succinyltransferase, protein MSFEVIIPNAGESVTSANVAQWHKSNGDTVAKGDVLLTIETDKVSQELEAEEAGVLEILVPEGEEVAIGTVVAKLNEGGAAPAPAPAEEKKEEAPASAPAEESSATGEVIDVVVPAAGESVTSANVANWQFASGDKVAKGDTLVTLETDKVASELEAEVSGTIEIIVPEGEEVDIGTVIARITEGDAPAKPAATPEKKEEPAKPAEKPATPAPAASTPAPAQKPDLSVVANSEDRGVKAEPKTEGRTTRKKMTMLRRKIATHLVNAQQTAAILTTFNEVDMSAIMQLRKDVQEDFVKKHGCKLGFMSLFVKAVVQALKDVPSINARIDGTDIVENNFYDIGVAVGTEKGLVVPVLRDCEQKGFAQIEQDLIGYANKAREGKIEMADLQGGVFTISNGGVYGSLLSTPILNPPQSGILGMHTIQQRPVAVNGKVEIRPMMYLALSYDHRLVDGKEAVTFLIRIKECLENPTRLMLEM, encoded by the coding sequence ATGTCCTTTGAAGTAATCATTCCAAACGCAGGGGAGTCTGTTACCTCTGCAAACGTAGCCCAATGGCACAAGTCTAACGGAGACACTGTGGCTAAAGGCGATGTTCTCCTTACTATTGAGACCGACAAGGTTTCTCAAGAGCTTGAGGCCGAAGAAGCCGGTGTGCTTGAAATCCTCGTTCCTGAGGGTGAAGAGGTAGCTATCGGTACTGTGGTGGCTAAGCTTAATGAGGGAGGTGCTGCTCCAGCTCCAGCACCCGCTGAGGAGAAGAAAGAAGAAGCTCCTGCTTCTGCACCTGCAGAAGAAAGCTCTGCCACTGGTGAGGTTATCGACGTGGTCGTTCCTGCTGCTGGTGAGTCCGTGACTTCCGCTAACGTAGCTAACTGGCAGTTCGCTTCCGGTGACAAGGTTGCTAAAGGAGATACTCTCGTAACTCTTGAGACTGACAAAGTAGCTAGCGAACTCGAAGCTGAAGTAAGCGGTACGATTGAAATCATCGTTCCTGAAGGCGAGGAAGTGGACATCGGCACCGTGATTGCTCGTATCACAGAAGGTGATGCTCCAGCCAAGCCTGCTGCAACTCCTGAGAAAAAGGAAGAACCTGCTAAGCCAGCTGAAAAGCCTGCGACACCAGCACCTGCTGCTTCCACTCCTGCACCAGCTCAGAAGCCTGATCTCTCAGTCGTTGCTAACAGCGAGGACCGTGGCGTCAAGGCTGAGCCTAAGACTGAAGGCCGCACCACTCGCAAGAAGATGACTATGCTGCGCCGCAAGATCGCGACTCACCTCGTGAATGCACAGCAGACAGCAGCGATTCTGACTACCTTCAATGAGGTAGACATGTCCGCCATCATGCAGCTCCGTAAGGACGTGCAGGAAGACTTCGTGAAGAAGCACGGCTGCAAGCTTGGTTTCATGTCTCTCTTCGTGAAGGCAGTGGTTCAGGCACTCAAGGACGTACCATCCATCAACGCTCGTATTGACGGCACTGACATCGTTGAGAATAACTTCTACGACATCGGTGTAGCGGTAGGTACCGAAAAAGGTCTCGTGGTTCCAGTGCTTCGCGATTGTGAGCAGAAAGGCTTTGCCCAGATCGAACAGGATCTGATCGGCTACGCTAACAAGGCTCGTGAAGGTAAGATCGAAATGGCTGACCTTCAAGGTGGTGTCTTCACCATCTCTAACGGCGGCGTCTACGGCTCACTACTCAGTACCCCGATCCTCAACCCACCTCAGAGTGGTATCCTCGGCATGCACACCATCCAGCAGCGCCCTGTTGCTGTAAATGGTAAGGTCGAGATCCGTCCAATGATGTATCTTGCCCTCAGCTACGATCACCGTCTTGTGGACGGTAAGGAAGCGGTGACATTCCTGATCCGCATCAAGGAATGCCTTGAGAATCCTACTCGTC
- a CDS encoding 2-oxoglutarate dehydrogenase E1 component yields MKSSVSARLNADLLDQKYEQWCDDPQSVEPTWSAFFEGFELGAAQVKSKDGKAAAGEGASSVPAEAPAASDHNLNFRGRCVSLVYNYRTLGHTQAQINPLHDAAVRNPRLELSQFGLSDADLDRDATTQFFRGGKQMTLREMLAALEESYSGKIGFEFMHIHNTEVRNWIRSKIEHRYKLDLNKETKTKVLNWVLEAELFEEFLGKKFLGEKRFSLEGGEGLMVLLNTILENSPQSDVKEIELGMAHRGRLNVLRNFLHKSLTTILYEFTPDYVPAIVAGDGDVKYHLGYEKVREINGGEVRLSLAANPSHLEAVNAVTEGKARARQRILGDDGVKTDRKQVLPILIHGDAAFAGQGSVAEVLNLSQLPGYRTGGTIHLIVNNQIGFTTMPEDARSSAYATDVAKMIEAPILHVNGEDPQELLWAAEFALEFRQKFGRDVVIDMYCYRRQGHNETDQAAFTAPHIYRKINSRKPFGQSYKLQLVENGSLTKQEADAVQDNIWNELEDGYKTMRELEEQGDRSKFSGSTAEPQPPYTHAPAQTGISREKFDHIGNVLTTVPEGFNLHPTLAKRFVPRRKEAIEKGEGIDWALAEALAFGSLVMEGNPVRLSGQDCRRGTFSHRHAVFYDGETRERYIPLQNLSGDQAKFCVYNSLLSEAAVLGFDYGYSLGCPNMLVMWEAQFGDFSNGAQVIIDQFISSAESKWQTPSSLVMLLPHGYEGMGPEHSSARLERFLQLCAEKNIQVGNFTTPAQYFHALRRQKRRDFRKPLVLMTPKSLLSRAEAVSKVEDFMEGSCFQEILPDDKVFENPEKVDRIIFCTGKVYYDLTEHRDKAGIDDTAILRVEQLYPYHEDMVKALVSNFPNAGKMVWCQEEPQNMGAWSYIAPRLMQTLQTNIRYSGRRAASSPATGSKAVHKREQKSLVESAFNV; encoded by the coding sequence ATGAAATCTTCTGTATCTGCCCGCTTAAACGCGGATCTTCTGGATCAAAAATACGAACAATGGTGCGATGATCCTCAATCCGTAGAGCCAACTTGGTCTGCATTCTTCGAGGGATTTGAACTCGGTGCTGCACAAGTCAAGAGCAAGGACGGCAAAGCAGCAGCTGGCGAAGGAGCAAGTTCTGTGCCAGCAGAAGCTCCAGCGGCGAGTGACCACAACCTGAATTTCAGAGGCCGTTGTGTCAGTCTGGTCTATAATTACCGTACACTTGGCCACACTCAGGCCCAGATCAACCCACTTCATGACGCAGCGGTACGTAACCCTCGTCTCGAGCTCAGCCAGTTCGGCCTTTCAGATGCTGACCTGGATCGTGATGCAACCACTCAGTTCTTCCGTGGCGGAAAGCAGATGACTCTGCGCGAGATGCTTGCAGCACTTGAGGAGTCCTACTCCGGCAAGATTGGTTTCGAGTTCATGCACATCCATAATACTGAGGTGCGTAACTGGATCCGTTCCAAAATTGAGCACAGATACAAACTGGATCTCAACAAAGAGACTAAGACCAAGGTTTTGAATTGGGTGCTTGAAGCTGAGCTTTTCGAAGAGTTTCTTGGTAAGAAGTTCCTCGGTGAGAAGCGTTTCTCCCTTGAAGGTGGTGAAGGCCTGATGGTGCTTCTGAATACCATCCTGGAAAATTCTCCACAGAGTGATGTGAAGGAAATCGAACTGGGGATGGCTCACCGTGGCCGTCTGAACGTTCTCCGCAACTTCCTCCACAAGTCACTGACCACCATTCTCTATGAGTTCACTCCAGACTATGTCCCGGCGATCGTGGCTGGTGATGGCGACGTGAAGTACCACCTCGGCTACGAAAAAGTACGTGAAATCAATGGTGGCGAAGTCCGTCTGAGTCTTGCAGCGAACCCGTCTCACCTCGAGGCAGTGAACGCAGTGACTGAAGGTAAGGCCCGTGCACGCCAGCGCATTCTTGGGGATGATGGTGTGAAGACAGACCGTAAGCAGGTTCTCCCGATTCTCATCCACGGTGATGCCGCATTCGCGGGTCAGGGCTCCGTGGCTGAGGTGCTCAACCTTTCTCAGCTTCCAGGTTACCGTACAGGTGGTACGATTCATTTGATCGTCAACAACCAGATCGGTTTCACTACGATGCCTGAAGATGCTCGTTCATCCGCCTACGCCACAGACGTAGCGAAGATGATCGAAGCTCCTATCTTGCACGTCAACGGCGAAGATCCTCAAGAGCTGCTCTGGGCTGCCGAGTTTGCGCTCGAGTTCAGACAGAAGTTTGGCCGCGATGTCGTGATCGACATGTACTGCTACCGTCGTCAGGGACACAACGAGACTGATCAGGCTGCATTCACTGCTCCACACATCTACCGCAAGATCAATAGCCGCAAGCCATTCGGCCAGAGCTACAAGCTTCAGCTTGTTGAAAACGGTTCACTGACCAAGCAGGAAGCAGATGCTGTCCAGGACAACATCTGGAACGAGCTGGAAGACGGATACAAGACCATGCGTGAGCTGGAAGAGCAGGGTGATCGCTCCAAATTCAGTGGTTCTACTGCTGAGCCTCAGCCTCCATACACTCATGCGCCAGCCCAGACTGGAATTTCTCGTGAGAAGTTCGACCACATCGGTAATGTTCTCACCACTGTCCCAGAAGGCTTTAATCTTCACCCGACACTAGCCAAGCGTTTCGTGCCGCGCCGTAAGGAAGCGATCGAAAAAGGTGAGGGGATTGACTGGGCTCTTGCTGAAGCTCTCGCATTTGGCTCTCTCGTGATGGAAGGAAATCCTGTGCGTCTCTCTGGTCAGGACTGCCGCCGCGGTACCTTCTCACATCGTCATGCTGTATTCTATGATGGTGAGACTCGTGAGCGCTACATCCCACTGCAGAACCTCTCTGGTGACCAAGCCAAGTTCTGTGTATACAACTCGCTCCTCTCCGAGGCAGCAGTTCTCGGATTTGACTATGGTTACTCACTTGGGTGCCCGAACATGCTCGTTATGTGGGAAGCTCAGTTCGGTGACTTCTCTAACGGTGCTCAGGTAATCATTGACCAGTTCATTTCCTCCGCTGAATCCAAGTGGCAGACACCGAGTTCCTTGGTCATGCTTCTTCCTCATGGTTACGAGGGTATGGGGCCTGAGCACTCCAGTGCGCGCCTTGAGCGTTTCCTCCAGCTCTGTGCTGAGAAGAACATACAGGTAGGTAACTTTACGACACCAGCTCAGTACTTCCACGCACTTCGCCGCCAGAAGCGCCGTGATTTCCGTAAGCCACTTGTATTGATGACTCCTAAGAGTCTTCTTTCTCGCGCTGAAGCAGTTTCCAAGGTTGAGGACTTCATGGAAGGTTCCTGCTTCCAGGAGATTCTCCCAGACGACAAGGTGTTTGAAAACCCAGAGAAGGTAGATCGTATCATCTTCTGTACTGGTAAGGTTTACTACGATCTCACCGAGCATCGTGATAAAGCGGGCATCGATGATACCGCTATCCTCCGTGTCGAGCAGCTCTATCCATATCATGAGGACATGGTGAAAGCTCTTGTGAGCAACTTCCCGAACGCAGGCAAAATGGTCTGGTGTCAGGAAGAGCCTCAGAACATGGGCGCATGGAGCTATATCGCCCCACGATTGATGCAGACACTGCAGACTAACATCCGTTACTCTGGCCGCCGTGCAGCATCCAGCCCAGCCACAGGTTCCAAGGCGGTTCACAAGCGCGAGCAAAAATCTCTCGTAGAATCAGCATTCAACGTATAA
- a CDS encoding ABC transporter ATP-binding protein has translation MIDLHNLTKRYGRFTAVKDLSFHVGKGQVVGFLGPNGAGKTTTLRMLTGYLPPTSGTATIAGHDIFKDSIKARRNIGYMPENVPLYDDMRVREYLRFRAQIKGLRGRDVRNHVGEALEMCGLQHMRRRMIKTLSKGYRQRVGLADALINQPELLILDEPTNGLDPNQIRSIRKLIKRLGEKHTVLVSTHILSEVEMVADHVVIIDSGQIKASDTPVNLIKNMRAAGKVSLEIRGDRDTIQAALERLEHVKKVITEPSDDGWIHFSILCESGTDTRERIAEMASQYGWPIRTLHRHQATLEDVFVELTRRD, from the coding sequence ATGATAGATCTTCATAATTTGACAAAACGCTACGGCCGCTTCACAGCCGTAAAAGATCTCTCTTTCCACGTTGGAAAAGGCCAGGTCGTGGGCTTTCTAGGCCCTAACGGTGCGGGAAAAACAACGACCCTGCGCATGCTGACTGGCTACCTCCCCCCGACTTCCGGGACAGCCACCATCGCTGGTCACGATATTTTCAAAGATTCCATCAAGGCTCGCCGCAATATCGGCTACATGCCAGAAAACGTCCCTCTCTATGATGACATGCGCGTGCGCGAGTATCTCAGATTCAGGGCCCAAATCAAAGGCCTGCGAGGCCGCGACGTCCGCAACCACGTAGGTGAAGCGCTCGAAATGTGCGGTCTGCAGCACATGCGCCGCCGCATGATCAAGACCCTCTCCAAGGGTTACCGCCAGCGTGTTGGACTGGCTGACGCATTGATTAACCAACCTGAACTTCTCATTCTCGACGAGCCTACCAACGGCCTCGACCCGAACCAGATCCGCTCGATCCGTAAATTGATCAAGCGCCTCGGGGAAAAACACACCGTTCTGGTATCTACTCACATCCTGAGCGAGGTTGAAATGGTGGCCGACCACGTCGTCATCATTGACTCTGGTCAGATCAAAGCCTCAGACACCCCCGTCAACCTGATCAAGAACATGCGCGCTGCCGGCAAGGTCAGCCTGGAGATCCGTGGTGACCGGGATACTATCCAAGCTGCACTTGAGCGCCTGGAGCACGTGAAGAAAGTGATCACCGAACCATCAGACGATGGCTGGATCCATTTTTCGATCCTTTGTGAGTCAGGCACCGACACCCGCGAGCGTATTGCCGAAATGGCTTCCCAATACGGCTGGCCTATCCGCACCTTGCACCGCCACCAGGCCACACTGGAGGACGTCTTTGTCGAGCTCACTCGCAGGGACTAA
- a CDS encoding VanW family protein: MSLTHTEPTRLSAVIFSCKTTLLKARRAVVDLSSSQLKRHKRIQSSLELPIVSHSHSALWSHDNPAETTLTAGKVQNLRIACRALNLTYIPAGETFSFWKQIGRTTKTKGYVTGRELREGCIIPTLGGGLCQLSNALYDAALKTGSRIIERHAHSQVIPGSLSELNRDATVYWNYVDLRFTTSFDLLIEAKLTKDQLIITFRGTPPGPLKESKPEKQESPQIPIGNCYSCNVTSCFRNAPQTPDAIRFGKTAALVDAVTPEFKKYIMQRLNQGDHLLSPISTRFFPSYLWSAPKNVAVKQCPLTAIKKAIQLRRIPKQGKALQETLLRYDRLLAESYAKKLDYSVSHLIISINLLPHLWEAGVLGGRTFDVLAHRSPISKIQEQLNQAHLLHPQSTTLTDFRAVEKYLKLEQEALLHANRIISPHSYICGQFENHQQLDWIAPAPQPVTVRTNSRKKIFFPASALGRKGIYELVEALKDKDIELLILGNADEGSSCPLGKFNWRKASISDMADCDLVILPAHVEHSPRPLLRALSLGIQVIATKACGLPEQKNLMLLDSPDDLVREIDKFLI, translated from the coding sequence ATGTCGTTAACTCATACCGAACCGACGCGGCTCAGTGCCGTTATCTTTTCGTGCAAAACCACCCTACTCAAAGCGCGGCGGGCAGTGGTTGATTTGAGTTCGAGCCAGTTAAAGCGACACAAGCGTATACAGAGTTCGCTTGAACTGCCTATTGTCTCCCACTCACATAGTGCGCTATGGTCACACGACAATCCTGCCGAAACCACGCTAACGGCTGGCAAGGTACAAAATCTGCGTATTGCATGCCGGGCACTAAACCTCACTTATATACCAGCGGGAGAAACATTTAGCTTTTGGAAGCAAATTGGCCGCACCACCAAGACCAAGGGTTATGTAACGGGGAGAGAACTACGTGAAGGCTGCATTATCCCCACTTTAGGAGGAGGCCTCTGCCAACTCAGTAATGCTCTCTATGACGCAGCCTTGAAAACTGGTTCACGAATCATTGAGAGACATGCACATTCACAGGTAATTCCTGGATCACTTTCTGAACTCAACCGGGATGCCACGGTCTATTGGAATTACGTCGATCTACGCTTCACCACATCCTTCGATCTTCTCATAGAAGCTAAACTGACGAAGGATCAACTCATCATTACATTCCGCGGCACTCCTCCGGGACCGCTCAAAGAATCTAAACCGGAAAAACAAGAATCACCTCAAATACCGATAGGAAACTGCTATTCATGTAATGTTACCTCATGCTTCCGTAATGCTCCACAAACTCCGGATGCAATTCGCTTTGGAAAAACCGCTGCATTGGTCGACGCGGTAACGCCTGAATTCAAGAAGTATATAATGCAACGGCTCAACCAAGGTGATCATCTACTCAGTCCGATTTCAACTCGATTCTTTCCTTCGTATCTGTGGAGTGCGCCCAAGAACGTCGCGGTCAAACAGTGCCCACTAACCGCAATAAAAAAAGCTATCCAACTAAGGCGCATCCCCAAACAAGGTAAAGCCTTACAAGAAACCTTGCTCAGATACGACCGACTGTTAGCCGAATCCTATGCTAAGAAACTAGACTACTCTGTAAGCCACCTCATCATCTCTATCAATCTACTCCCACATCTTTGGGAAGCAGGAGTCCTAGGCGGACGCACCTTTGACGTACTCGCACACCGCTCTCCAATCTCTAAAATCCAAGAGCAGCTGAATCAAGCTCATCTCTTGCACCCACAGAGTACTACGCTCACCGACTTCCGAGCAGTCGAGAAGTATCTGAAGCTTGAGCAAGAAGCTTTACTTCACGCCAACCGTATCATTTCCCCTCATTCCTACATATGTGGACAATTTGAAAACCATCAACAACTCGATTGGATCGCACCCGCCCCCCAACCTGTCACCGTGAGAACCAACTCACGTAAAAAGATCTTCTTCCCAGCCTCAGCCCTCGGCAGAAAAGGCATCTATGAGCTAGTGGAGGCTCTCAAGGATAAAGACATCGAACTACTGATCTTAGGAAACGCTGATGAGGGATCATCTTGCCCTCTTGGGAAGTTCAACTGGAGAAAAGCCTCCATATCTGACATGGCAGACTGCGATCTCGTCATACTTCCAGCTCATGTAGAGCACTCTCCCCGCCCTCTACTCAGGGCATTATCCCTGGGCATTCAAGTCATTGCCACGAAAGCATGTGGTCTCCCTGAACAGAAAAACCTAATGCTTCTGGATTCCCCTGATGATTTAGTCCGTGAAATCGACAAGTTCTTGATCTAA